GCTTCCTTATAGCCCAGGGAGCTTGTTACGTACCGAGCAAAGCTTCGCCTGCTAAGTGTCGTCGTAAAAGGAAGAAATACCTAGATCAGAAGAAGTTGGTTTGAGCAGGTGCTCCCTGTTTAGTTGTTCCTTGCAGCTTCTTTGTTTGCTATAGCATCTGCGTTAACATTTCCTGTGGTCTCGTGAAACTGTGTCCTGTGTTAGGGCCTGTGGGTGCCTGTAGTGCTGCTCTTGGCTGTGGTCACTTCAACCAGGATTACATTGATGCGCTGAAAGGTTGGTTTGGTTCCGGGTTAGGATCGTATTTGTTGATTTCCAGGACTGTATAGTGCAGGCTACTAATTCTGTCTTATTGGTTGCTTGTTTTTTTTATATGTGCCTGCTTTGACTATCGCGTGGTGGCTAGCTACGTATTCTGGCCGCTCTTCTTATGGGGCACCAGACTATGAGTGTACGTATTGTCATGCTATGCTATGGTTGCATGAATGTGTCAGGTCAGAATCAAACGTGAGAGGTGGTAAAATTGTTTACAATAGAATGCTGTAAGGGTGGAAAAGTGGTCATACCCCCTTATAGAGAGCACCCTGAGCCAATTGCGTCTCTGGCTAGGTTTGACGGTGATGCTCGATGTAGACGGTTCTTAAAGAACATACGCCAATATAACTGTCTATTTGCTTTTACGTCGATGGGTGCAAACATAGATAGGTCTATGAATGATGGCCATGGTCCCCTGGTGTTCAAGATATCTGGCCAGATCCACCATCGTATAGGGTCCCTTCTTCCAGATCACGGTGAACTTCCGAAGTTTATCCAACTGTACATATATGATACTACTAACGAGGTCAGGAATAGAATACGTGCCTTACATCCAGATGAGCGTCCCTCAGATCCTCTAGAACCGCCGGTCGTTGATCAATTGCTGGACATGTTAGACACTCACAACCCATTGGCTAAACAATTTAGATTGGCGAAGGATAGGTTAGCAGAAAATGGCAATAAAGAGTTCATAATCAGGATCATAGGGGCAAGGGAGGGAGATCCAGTGCAATACAATCTGCCCACTACTGACCAGCTAGCCATGCTTGTTGTTGGCGATTTTTCCTTGGACACTTTTCAGCGCGATATAGTTGTTCAGGCTAGATCTGGTCACCTACAACACATTTCTTCTTTGCATCCTGCTTTTATGGCCCTGCAGTAGCCTCTCTTGTTTCCCTATGGTGAACGCGGATACCAAGTTGGCGTGGTTTACAACGGTGTCACTGCAAGCGGTAAGAATGCACGAGTCAAGGTCACCTGCAGGATTTTTTTCGCTATGCGTTCCACTATAGAAAAGAACAGGCAAATCCTTTCCTATGCTACGGTGCCTTATCTACTCAGGCTAAAATTGATGCGCGTGCATGTGTCAATGAAAATAGGCTCTGGTATATTATTCAGAACCAGAAAAAACTTCGTGTGGAGAGCCTACAGGGTATAGTTGATGCCGTTGATCGTGGCTGTGTAGATGGTGGTGAGATTGGCAAAAGGACCGTCCTACCGGCTTCGCATACCGGTGGTAGGCGTTATATGATCCAGAATTATCATGATGGAATCGCGATCTGTAGAGTCTACGGTCCACCAGATTTTTTCACAATGTTCACGTGTAATCCAAAGTGGCCAGAGATTACTGAGGCCTTGTCCTCTGAACCTGGGCAGAAACCAACAGATAGAGCCGATATAGTGGTTAGGGTGTATAATATGAAGCTCGAGGAGCTCCTTGCTGATATACACCCTGtttgtttgggctggtttggcttataagccatggctgaaagtactgttggctggtttggtgtgagagaaaaatactgttcgttggctgataagccatggcttataagccaaatatgaccaaacgaacaggctgataaaaAGTGGTGCTGCTTTTGGACCTGTGAGTGCTGGTATGTGTTTCTGATAACTGAATGTTTTGCTTGTGTTTGGAGTGCTAGCATGTGTttgatgtttttattttttttgtttgcttAGTGCTGCATTCTGTTGAGTTCCAGAAGTGTGGCCTTCCCCATGCTCATATTATTGTATGGCTCGTTCGAAACACTTCGCATCCAACACCTGCATTTATTGACCAATTCATAAGTACTGAGATTCCTGATCCGCAAAGAGACCCCCTTGCATATGCATTAGTTGCAGAACATATGATGCATGGTCCATGTGGACCAAGCCACGAAACCTGCCCATGTATGAAGAATGGTAAGTGTTCAAAGAAATTTCCAAAACCTTACCAGAATGAAACGAGTGTAGAAGACAATAGCTTCGCCGTGTACAGGAGGCCCAGTAACAGTAGATATATTGAAAAAGGAAACGCACGGCTAGACAACGGTTGGGTTGTGCCCTATAACATGGGGCTGCTCAAAAAATATCAGGCGCATATCAATGTAGAGTGGTGCAATAAAGGAATATTTATTAAGTACCTATTCAAATACGTCACCAAAGGTGCTGATCGTGGCAAGGTTATTATACAGAGATTGAGAAACGGAGAGCTAGATACTAATGATGGACAGACTAAACCAGTAGACGAGGTCAAAGAGTACTTAGACTGTAGATACATATGTGAGCAGGATGCGTGCTGGCGAATTTTTGGTTTTGACATCCATAGGCACTATCCGTCTGTGGAGAGGTTGCCTGTTCACCTTCTAGATGACAACTGTATAGTATATGATCCAGACACTGATATAACAGACCTTGCTTCTGAAGAATTTCTTCGCAAGACAATGCTGACCGAATGGTTCGTGGCCAACCAACTTAGTCATGCTGGTAGGGACCTTACTTATTGTGAGTTCCCTTCCAAGTGGACGTGGGATTCATCCTCTAGATCTTGGGACCGTAGGCGGCGAGGCGCTGGTAAGATAGGCCGTATTTATTATGTGCACCCGTCTGTTGGTGAGAGATATTTCCTTAGAATGCTTTTGCTTGTGGTTAGAGGTGCTCAGAACTACGAAGACGTTAGAACGTACAATGGTGTCCTTTATGCTACGTTCAAGTTAGCATGCAGTGCCCGTGGCCTGCTTGGTGATGATAAAGAGTGGTATGATGCCTTTGATGAGGCAGCTGCCTGGGCAACGTCTTCACAGCTTAGGAAATTGTTTGTTACCATGATACTTTTTTGTGAGGTCAGTGATGAGTACTCTTTTTTTGAGAAGGTCTGGAAGCTTTTGGCTGACGATATACAGTACCGCTTTAGAGATCTTATAGGTAATGCTCAGTACCAGCTTTCTGATGCAGAGCTTAAAAACTGTTTGCTTGATGACCTCTTGAGTCTTTTTTCAAGGAACGGGGCAAGAATGAGGGACCACAATTTACCAGAAAGAACCACAAATTTAGAGCCTGCTTCTGGTAATAGACTTATACAGGAAGAACTTTCATATAATATAGAACATCTAATGGGAGAGGCAAAGGATTTGGTTAGCAAGTTAAACGAAGAGCAGCTTAGCGCCTTTAAAGAAATCACAGAAACCGTTCTAAATAACATGCCAGGTTTTTTCTCTGTGTCTGGTTTTGGTGGTACCGGTAAGATTTTTCTTTTGGGGGGCTATAGTTGCTTGGCTACGAGCACACCAGAAAATTGTTCTGACTGTTGCCTCTTCTGGTGTGGCCGCTTTGCTCTTACCAGGTGGTCGTACTGCTCATTCGCGCTTTAAGGTACCATGTGACCTAGATGAGTGTTCCGTATGTGACATTAAGCGTGGTTCCATGCTTGGCGAGTTGATCGATTCTACGTCGC
Above is a genomic segment from Miscanthus floridulus cultivar M001 chromosome 3, ASM1932011v1, whole genome shotgun sequence containing:
- the LOC136544367 gene encoding uncharacterized protein gives rise to the protein MGLLKKYQAHINVEWCNKGIFIKYLFKYVTKGADRGKVIIQRLRNGELDTNDGQTKPVDEVKEYLDCRYICEQDACWRIFGFDIHRHYPSVERLPVHLLDDNCIVYDPDTDITDLASEEFLRKTMLTEWFVANQLSHAGRDLTYCEFPSKWTWDSSSRSWDRRRRGAGKIGRIYYVHPSVGERYFLRMLLLVVRGAQNYEDVRTYNGVLYATFKLACSARGLLGDDKEWYDAFDEAAAWATSSQLRKLFVTMILFCEVSDEYSFFEKVWKLLADDIQYRFRDLIGNAQYQLSDAELKNCLLDDLLSLFSRNGARMRDHNLPERTTNLEPASGNRLIQEELSYNIEHLMGEAKDLVSKLNEEQLSAFKEITETVLNNMPGFFSVSGFGGTGGRTAHSRFKGDKIASIVAAVYPELSTRYSERPCLQNRAILTPTNEIADSINSHVVSLIPGESREYMSSDRIAKSPGTHASYDLLYPIEFLNSLNGNNFPHHRLILKKGLPVMMLRNLDQASGLCNGTRLIITNLGDMLIEAQIITGTHTGDVVHIKG